In Papaver somniferum cultivar HN1 chromosome 1, ASM357369v1, whole genome shotgun sequence, a genomic segment contains:
- the LOC113291720 gene encoding uncharacterized protein LOC113291720, translating to MKASLKLREDQKQPTLNQPQNQTENNPKSQYQNPLLRAKIPISVLGFPFLSILTAGDSSDLSFGIRTNSINGPSLKFSYSPNISSTTQTPFSISLKSGVGFFGSPQNSPLIMSAQFNLFGNPNPSFFLQIKPQFGDFSLKKTAVSAPLTNPNPKTPSFTKENGEKNHFTDDIGVMLERPLVWKELTEFRNGGDGVFSGVEVRAKTLLPITKKAVVKCRWGVNFPPDFGQKQRMPFLTVDKIAVERVEEKVEVNSQKKKNKDGSEGDLEVLKGLCLWMQNEVEGLKRENRILKESVDELNLGGSTLKSRRGSGSASKNVVSSSSPSTPGFEQWRNKKNGGEEKNSSGSESSKDEVGEELKRAIMAAKGEN from the exons ATGAAGGCATCACTGAAACTCCGAGAAGATCAAAAGCAGCCAACTCTAAACCAACCACAAAACCAAAccgaaaataatccaaaatcTCAATATCAAAATCCACTTCTGAGAGCAAAAATCCCGATTAGTGTATTAGGGTTTCCATTTCTATCAATACTCACAGCAGGAGACTCCTCAGATCTTTCATTTGGTATTCGTACTAATTCAATCAATGGTCCATCTCTCAAATTCTCTTACTCACCCAACATATCATCAACAACTCAAACCCCATTTTCAATCTCTTTGAAATCTGGTGTGGGTTTCTTTGGTTCTCCTCAAAATTCACCTCTTATCATGTCTGCTCAGTTTAATCTTTTTGgtaaccctaaccctagtttttttcttcaaatcaaaCCCCAATTTGGCGACTTTTCATTAAAAAAGACTGCTGTTTCTGCTCCTTTAactaaccctaaccctaaaacccCTTCATTTACTAAAGAAAATGGTGAAAAAAACCATTTCACTGATGATATTGGTGTTATGTTAGAGCGACCATTGGTTTGGAAAGAATTGACTGAATTTCGTAATGGTGGTGATGGGGTTTTCTCTGGTGTTGAAGTTAGGGCAAAAACCCTTTTGCCTATTACTAAGAAGGCTGTTGTTAAATGTCGATGGGGAGTGAATTTTCCGCCAGATTTTGGCCAGAAGCAAAGGATGCCTTTTTTAACTGTTGATAAGATTGCAGTGGAGCGAGTTGAGGAGAAGGTGGAAGTGAAttctcagaagaagaagaataaggatgGGAGTGAGGGAGATTTGGAAGTGTTGAAAGGATTGTGTTTATGGATGCAAAATGAAGTTGAGGGTTTGAAAAGAGAGAATAGAATATTGAAGGAGAGTGTTGATGAATTGAATTTGGGAGGTTCGACATTGAAAAGTCGCAGAGGAAGTGGAAGTGCTAGCAAAAATGTGGTATCCTCATCCTCGCCATCTACACCTGGGTTTGAGCAGTGGAGAAATAAGAAGAATGGTGGAGAAGAAAAGAACTCCAGTGGTTCTGAGAGTTCGAAAGATGAAGTGGGAGAGGAATTGAAGAGAGCTATAATGGCTGCCAAAGGG GAAAATTAG